In the genome of Pempheris klunzingeri isolate RE-2024b chromosome 20, fPemKlu1.hap1, whole genome shotgun sequence, the window CTAAACAAGTCTAGTGAGCTCCTGCAGAGCTGAAGTGTAGGCAGGCTTCACCGCCAAGGATAAAACATAACTTGATTATTCAAGGATGATCAAGCTCCTTATTGATCCAGGAAGTTGGAATCTGTGAATGTATTTCCAACTGAACCAAACTTTGTTAAACTTATTACTCTGCTTCTCGCAGGTTCAAAACATCATCCTTCATATGACAGATATACAGTTATGAAACATCATCCACAGTGCCATGTAACACTATCACAGCTACTGTATTGATGAAGTGCAAATTAAATCTGGAGGACTCCTCATTAAATTGACTGGAGATTCTAACCTCTACAAAGGAAATACGCTAAAGAAAACCAGTGATATCGTATCATGGGACCAAATAAGCAAAGGAACCAGTCACTTCGCTTAATAAGGAAACTACAGTTATTGCCATGATGACAATCAGAACTCTACACTCTCCGTGTGGTGAAGTGAATGATCTTGAAGATGATTCTGATCTCCTGTGTGCACTTCAAGGACTTCTGCTTCTCCAATTTTCTCTGCAAAACAGAAACTCAAGTCAGACTCTCGCAAAGCCACTGTTTGCCACAGGAAAAACTataagaaaaactgaaaataaaatcaaacaagatTGCTTGATGTGCATACACCCAATTTTACTTTCATGCTGTATAAGTACTATTTTCATCTTCATGAAGTACACTTATTCCCAACAGTATACAATACAGAAAATGACATTGAGAGGCTGTATTTCAGTGCCATTACTTTGAAATGCACAttagaaacacaaaaagcatcATTCCTTGCAAAGCTGGAAGCACCAAAAGGGTTTTctaataatgtttttataattattttattttaatttattttttatatctctAGAGCCTCTGATTTGTGTAGTGTATTAGTCTCTAGCctgtgtgaaaaagaaaaaggcccCAGTGATGGACCAAAACAAATTTGCTATCAGAAAAAAGAATATATCAAAAGAGGAGATGgcagagggatttttttttatcaaggaCCCCTAAATTGACACAAATTAGACCACAGAGCCCCATTTTATAACATTTTGTCCAAAGGTCCCCCATctaattttagattttagacatttttttttttacaataaagtAGTTATACATTCTGTCATTGTGTTCCTTATGGGTGGAATAATAGTTGAAATAAATTGCTGAGGACCCCATAGAACCCCTTCAAGGGTCCCTAGGTGTCCTTTGATCCCATTTTGAGAACCACTGTTCTCgaaatatatgatatatatcctgaaaagcagtaaaacattTAGTTACCTGGTTTGTCACCACTGGAAGCTCGGCTCCCTCTGTATGAGCTACggaggaaaatggaaaatgtaaaacacacagagctttcAACATTTTTGATCAGAGGAACCAGATGAAAATTCTAAGGATCATCCGGACCTTATTCTCCGTGGTTTGTTCCACGACTGGTCAAATGATCGCCCATATGCCGGCGGAGAAGCATCAGGGTGAAATGCCTGGAACTGCTGGATGTTCTGCTGATGACGACCTGTGAGGTCGACGCCATCCAGAGCTTGTTTGATCATCCCCATCACTAGGTCTTTCTCTGAGGATACAGCACATCACATAATACTTGGAAAAGAGCTCagtgattcatttcattatcagCAGCAGTATTTATATGGATTTCCAGCGGTTAATTAAAATGGCTGGATAAATTGTTGCAACCAAAAAACAATTTATAAAGTAAACACTTCTAAAAACTGGAAACTGGAAATGCTAAAGCCACTTTAATTAACCTCACCTAAatgtcccatattctgctcattttcaagtttaaCCCTGTATTTGGAGGTCCAGGTTTACATGCAACAACAAGCTGGGATGAAATGTAACCTAAGTGATTGAAGAATTGTCATACATTTCTAATTTCTTTCTGGTTCAGCACCTATAAAAGTACACTAGTATAGACATTGGATAAACAGTTTGAAATATATTGTCTTTGTGCACAAACTAACCTCATTGTCtaagtggaaagaaaaaacattttacctcTTTGGCCTGCAAGCAGGAGCCACTGCTGGACTGTGGACAGGGAATCTGTCTGCAGGATCTGACAAAGTAGCTCCAACACCTGACAAGAGAACAGTAGAATCATCCCTGTACTAGCAAACAACATAAATTAAGTAGCTGTATAGTCTAAAATTGGAATTGAATTTCTATTATGTTGGAAAGCTCTTTTTGATCTTCTGGTAACTCTTCCTCTCTAAAACATAATATTACATGGCTTTGTCTCATTTCTACCTCAAACTACCACAAATGGCACTTTTTCTAACTGTAGAAGAGGTAAATATGAGTGGATTTCACCATGAGCTCTTGATCACGTAAGGGCTGAGAGTAAACCAGGCGCTGGGGATGGGCTCTGCGTTGGTAAGACTTGGAGGATGGAGGGACGATTCTCCCAGTTTCAGCTGAATATTGGGTCTTTCGGTGGGCAGATTCTTCCTCAGGTTGGTCCTGGAATACCAAATCATGCTGTCCAGTGCCGAAACTTCAGTTGAATATACATTGCCAGTCTTAGTTAAATTAGCTTTGAATAAGTAAAGAACTAAGGAACCAGAAACATAACTTGACAAGActgagagtctacagccatCCTAGCAGCTCAGCAAGGCTGAACTTGAGCAGAGCACCTACAGAGAATGATTGACGTCTTTATTAGAGGGCTGACAgattgtattttcattttcattttcattttgacaccaaaaGAGCAGCAGGCTAAGTATTTTAGAATTAAATCTCAAGGGCAGtttgttttataatttaaaaattgtttttaaaaagtgcattcatattttaattttgaCTTTTGTATTTTGCTTGCATGAatggaaaattatttttattgcatttttattttcatttgaatgaacACAGCAGGGTACACCTTTGTAAATGAAATGGCAAACAgcttgttcattttcattttaaaatggtcAATCACTTTGATGTAGTCTCCTATAGGCTTCCATACCATTAATTAACCATGAACATAGTGCAGGTTACAGCAATCATAGCAATACTCGTAcctcttttttgttcttttgtgcCCGAGAAGACAAACTGACTTTTACAGCTAGTTCTTTAAGTTCATCCTTCCAGGCCTCTGAAAACAATGCTGACATGAGAGCGGAGAAATCGCTCACGTTACTGTGAAGCTTAATGGGGATGCTTTGATGGCAGAGCTTTACAAAATTCCTGATAGAATTTAGGCGCTGAAACTTACCagatttattattgttactacTGACTCCATGAAGATTCTGAGCAAGAGGAAAAGCAAAAGATGCATCAGGTGCTCTCCTGAGGACGTGGCTTTTGAGAAGTGGATGAGGGAATAATGATGAGGTGACATACCATTCATCTCTCACCATACAAACAGGCCTTCCATTGAGTCCTGCAGGAAACAAAAAGGCTTGAAGAGGTCAAAGGTTCAGCAACACTTGCACTATATAGAACAACTGTATTGATTGACCAATTCCGTTTTGCTTGTGGCCTGTATCAGGAAAGATGAAGACACAGTATTCACAGTTCAGAAACAAAGTAAAGGGCTTCAGAAGTGTGACACAATAAAAGAGATGCCCTGAAGAAATGAAGCAAAATTCCCGCTGAGACTAAAGGTAACAAGTTCATGAGAACCTCAGGGATGAAACCTACTTGTCTTTGATGTACGATACTCCAATTCCAGGTGTCAAAACAGCTGcttatgaaatatttcatttacagGTAACAAAGCTCAGGAAAAGATGCTTTCACAGCAACATCAGAGTAAGGACCTTGTTAATGGCTTAAATCATGAATGAGTTATGGATTTCAtcacttttatttacattttcatatataGTTTGTCTGTCACTAACTTGGTCTGTCTGCCATTAGCTGGGCCGGTAGTGTACAGTTGGTTTGGTTTGGAGTATTTAACCGTGCTATTGGCGTGACAGTAGGGAATACTGGTTTTGCTGGGCGGTCGGTGTGAGTGTTGAtaggtccaccactttggtctgAATGGATTAGTTTGAAATTTGAACAGAAAATTGGTGTCCAGTGGATGAATCACCAGCTTACCACCCAGCCGACTTAGAGAggcaggttgacatttttggttgttattgaaatatctcaaacaGTGGATCGATTgctgtgaagtttggtgcagaCATTTGGTGGTCTCCAGATGATAAATCATAATGATTGACATGGCTCTTAATCTACTGCCACCATCAGGTTGGCAAATCTTTATTTTGTCCATTGCTTTAGTTTATGATcaaattgtgttttgtgtttagcggtaattagcaaatgttaacatgctaaactaaagtgaacatgataaacattataTCTGCTGAAGTTTTACGCAGCTCCAATGAAATATCATTTGAAAACAACTTTGAAAACCTATATTGGAGCCCGAATGTTCTGCTGACCTTATTTAACTGGAGTTTTACTGGAACCACATACTCGGGAAAATCATATATAAACGTTCAGAATGCGTGTACCATCTGTACTGCATGGCTGAATGagaaaacactttcatttaatGTTTAGGAAGGAATATGGCATGGCTTGATTCAACTGTGAATTCAACCtgtgaaaattacatttcaataCAGTCCATGAATTTCTTCTATTGTCTGGTCCTAAGTGTGTGCTCACCTTGAATATGTCTGACCCTGTGTGGATGGGGGTTGTGCCTTGAAAAGAATGAGTGATGACTCAAGGCACCAAACCGAGGGCTGCTTGTCGTCAGCCTCTTAGTAAATTCTGTGGTGAACAGATGAGTTTGACCATTGCTCCTCTCTCCAGTTGTCCCTTGAGAGTCTGGAGTCTGTGCTATCGACATCCCTTGGAAGAaggaatttctcttttttttttctaaatctgaaggaataaaagaaaaaccctGACATGCATTTATACAGAGACAAAGATTGAAATACTGAAACTCTAATATTTAAGGCTCTTGTGATTGCAAAGCTGTGACCACATCAACATGCTAAAACTTTGAAAACTAAAACAAGGAGCAAAGCAGAAATtattcaatcaataaatcaatttgttTAACTCAACTTAACTTTTAAGTTTCATcaagaaatgtgtattttgtgttcTGCAGCAAGAAAATAGCTTAAGATTTAGACAAAATAACTTTGAAGAACCACTTTACCTCTGTAAACTGCCTTCAGCTCAAACCCTCTGGTACTTTATGCTCTGCTGTTGCCTTAGTTGCTAAGGAACCAGAACTAAACATGAAACAATGGCATCTGTGCACAATGAGTGACTGCCTCAATCAGTTTACTTAACAGGATTATCATGTGCAAATATGCATGTAAGAATCTGTTTACTGCAGCAACTAGTGCAGCAAATCTGTGTgaatgttaatgtaaatgtgctatgaaaatgatgattaatcTCCTAAGGATTCTTCTGCCTCTGGCTTTGTGGCATTTGTATTTCACAGTTTTGCAGTTGCAGTTCGTTTTAGAGAGATGCTTCTTTACCTTTTTTGACGTGatcaaaatatacacaataaatacaattatttacaattacaatattatatgtatttttagaaattgttgatgatgaaatgatgaaaaatgaaagtgatTGTGGTggtttaaaaaataagaatttctTTGAAAACCTCAATTACACAAGGCATTAACAGTATTTCAATAACGTCAGTAGATTACATCTACCCGCTCTGCGCTACAGCCACCCTATGAAAACTCAAGTAATTAATATGTTACTATCATCTTACAGTGTTTATTCAGTACATATTTCACAATTTTAATCTTGTCCTGggtcacatttttcattttcttactttaatctatttctatttatgtttttatatttattatatattagtttttttttagaacaatTGTTCACTTGAGCTAAAGGACGTTTTACAAAAGTCAGACAGCAACAATGTTTGAATCACACCAGAAATATGTGCACATACCTGAGCTGAGAAGTCCTCCATAGCCGTAGAATGTTCGTCTTGTTACTTATTAATAATCATGTTACTAAACTAATAATTTTTTTACCTGATATTTTGTCATTCATCAGAAATGTATGTTATGATGTTTATGTGATGTATTTGTTATGTGTCTAGCAATTTTTGTCCTTGACCACTGACTACTGTGACCATACTCAATTTCCAACACAATTTTAACACTGTGCTCCTCAGAGCTCTAGGGAGATCGCGAGTCAGCATGGCTCTGAAGCCCTGGGCAGCGGGAAGGACCACAAAGGTGCCGGATGCTGACTCACAATCTCCCTGGAGCTTTGAAGCGTCTGCCTTATGCTGTCTGGCTTCCGCTGTTCTCCCCACACGATGATAAAAGTGatctgctgtttgtgattttgttttctaaattaCAAAATTAATCTGTCTCTGCAGACATGCAGAGATACAGGCAtgctgagacacagagagagagcgggggAGGGGTGCTTACATTATAAATTCATGAGGTTATTGATAAAGATCAGTTCTATGTTTGattaaagaggagcagaggagcagaattgCTTGTAGACCAGTGtagagaaatgtgtttctgtgagtggCCAGGCTGCTGCTCGCTGAGAATGGATATATCACTGTGCTTCGTGGCACCTCTGCCTCCTGTGGGTCCCCACTGTGAAAATAAGCATGTGCCTCATGTGCCGCATGTGCATGAGACTGCTCTTGCTCaatatagcgccaattcataacagtgttatctcaagacgcagGTCTAAAAACAGGTCTataccaaactctttaattaagagacaattcaagaattcaaatcTAAGGATCCAagagagcagcaggcaggaaaaACACCCCTTTAATgagaagaaacctcaaacagaaccaggctcagaggtggacggctttctgtcagggttcGTTCTTGGTGtaggttggacagagagagagaattataGTACTGAAATTAGGAATAtaactaataatgagcaatatggtaacagtgaaaaacattaaaatagttGTTTTATGAATAACATAACACGACTAACACTAGTAAAagattcatgaagccagagaaccgcTGCCAGGAGAACCATGACCACAATGACaagtgagaaaagcacaaaaaggctccagggaagatcCAACGTTGGTAACAGACATCAaagggacatgaagcataaggatggagaggaagaggaggagagaggagcccagtgtaTCGTAGGGAGTCCCACAGTAGTCTaaacctatagcagcataacttGGGGCTGGTCccaggcctgagccagccctaaactataagctttatcaaaaaggaaggtttttagcctgctcttaaatgtagagagggttTCTGCCTCCTGTACCCAAACTGGAAgaagattccacaggagaggagcctgatagttgaaagGTCTGCCTCCATCATGACATatgaggactttaggaaccaccagtatcattctgggagcacagtgctctagtggggtgGTACGGTACTATGAATTTTTGAACATATGATAGAGCCTGACTATTAAGAGCCTTGATGGTGTTCTGTAATGTATTCTGAATGCACTCAAAATGAAAAACGTGAACTTCATTCATGAGGTAAGAAGACATAAAAATGCAGACGTTAGATTCCAGTTGCCTGaattgaaaatatttcaaaggCTATTTACCAGGACACTAAAGCATTTCAAATCCACATGATATTGTGACATGTAGGACTTATTAACCCAAGACTGAAGCCATAGATGAGCAAAGCAAGTATTTCTATTTACTTGGTCACAGACACGGGATAGCTGCATGCACTGCTCttcagtttgttatttttacaAGTGagtaattttgatatttttgcagAGGTTGAATCATTTTTTCAGACCATTTGGCTTTGACAGAGTCATCAAAAAGCATGCATTAAGAAAGTGGGTCATATCCTCATAATTCTGTCTTCAATTATGATCAAttgttctttgcttttcttgaatccttgaataCATCTCACAAccaaaaatgttgttgtttcaatatactgtatgtattttctATGGGGTGCAGTGACCTCAAACTTAATGTAACTCAAAACTCAAAGTTTAGGGTCCACATGAAATATCGTCCATTGGGTGCACTTTAAATAAAAGTAGCCATAAGTCTATGTTCACTGTATTACAGTGATTataaaagattaaatgaaatttcTTTTAATTGTCAAAGTCTTCTGTTAATAAAAATCACAGTCACAGGGGTTTGTATAGCgcctgatagttgaaagctctgcctccatcacaacttttgaggactttaggaaccaccagcaTCATTCTGGGGTTAAAAATTCACCCATGGGTGCTGACGGTGCATGGTGCATCTTCCCCAAGACAGTAATTAATTTGTTGCCCATCATGTTTGTAtcgaaaaacacaaaatcattaAACGACTTTTATCGTCTTCTCTTGTGACAGAGACATATTAGATTTGTTGAGACTAAAcaatgaatatttttcttttttctgtatagatTCTTCTAGATGCTTTCTTTCACATTCAATTTGATGGTTGCTATAGATGCTACATAAACTGTTTTTGAGCTATTCCACAACAAAGGCTTTCATTTCCTGCTGATGCATTCACATACACCTATACAGTCCCATGATCTTATCTTACTTCTTCATAtaatttcagcatatgaagaaTAAAGGGGGCTACAAATGAATTTAATGTTGCAATcttacactgtaaaatgtgataaaaactGAACCTTAAACCTTCATATGaggtattttgtttttcaaatgataTTGTGACCTTGGCAATATTCTGTCAGGGTGGTTTTGAGATATTGAGTTTTCACATCCCAGAGCACAAAAGTCATCCACTAAagctctgttttatttctaaaactAAGATGCACTCTCTTTTAGGATTGGTGGATTTCAGAGAGAACCTTGTGATTAAAAGCTCCATTTACTGCTTTTAATTACATTAGTACATCAGCACCAGGTTAGATCTTGGCGACACAATCTTTTCGTTCCTAAAATGTCAGGGCCATAAATGCAGCAACGTCAAACAAACACCAACTGAGAAAATATGTTAACAGCATTTGGCTTTCTTTTTTGCCCAATCTGTGGAAGCAGACATCATTATCTTGTTACACTCtgacctctctccctctgaaaAGCAGGATGATCTTCAAAACAGAAAACCCTCCAAGAAGAGAAAGCGTAAATGTCTTATGGGCTTGTGAAGATTAAAAGACATAAATGTTTATGGTTTTACTAATTCAAAGGAGTCAAAGGCTGcagtatattatattttagaaTATGTTAAATGTATTCAAGTTTAAATTACAACAcatcagttgtttttattatcaccATTAGCTGGTATTGTTTCCACCTTGTGagtctgtgttttatatttctgatttGTCACCATGATACCGTTACAACCGAACACGATGCAGTTGCAAAACTTAACCGGTGTGAAGTTAAAGCCATCTGTCCTCCCTTTATGCCCCTGGGCCACACTCATTGTAACATGAGTTACGGATCACTGTATCCCAGTTTCAATTAGTAATTCTCATTTAGATCTGCCcaatattacttttttttcaatGGCCAAAATCAGGGACTATAAATTTTGCAAGTTTCATGGAAAACTATTTTTTGGCATATTAGATAAATGTGCCACAGTTCAGCTGTTTCACCAAATCATCTCAAGAGGGTCTCCAGTTTTACTTTCTGGTTTAATTGGGAGTATGGATCCATAGTATGTCATTCATTATATAATTCCTGTAACTCAGTCAATTATTAGGTTTCAAACATGAAATTTGAACTGTTAatggaggaaggaaaaggaaatgtgGTGATCAAGGTTAGTTTGGTTATTCTGTGATCTTTTGGATACTGCATTCACATTAATACAACTTATACAATGAATGCTTTGTGAGGTGGTGTGGGGAGAATCACCTGCAGCTGAATGTGCCGAAGACGAAGGAGATGGTGATGGATTTCAGGTGGAACAGGAACCCACCCTATCCAGTCTGTAATGGTGGGACAAATGTGGAAATTGTAACATTGTACAGGTTCTTCTTGATAACAAACTGAAGTGGTCCACCAACAAAGAAGCTGTCTACAAGTCAGCTTTACTGTCTGAGAAGGCTCAGGTTCTTCAATGTATGCAACAGGATGCTGCTATGGTAATTTAATTTCCCTTCGAGGATTAATAAAGTCATCGATCTATCTATTTActaaaaaaagaagggaaatgcAGTGCAATTTAACAAAGACCACGTTCAGATTTATGGCTGAAGCCTGCATTATCTTAAACATCAGTGGAGgaagtgagggtgtgtgtgtgtgtgtgtgtgtgtatgtatctgtaTGAGGGAGAtatagagagagacaaaaccTTTGCTTTGATGTGACACATTTCTGTCAACAGAATTCAATCTTTGTCCATAAGGGTGCGATCTTCTTTGCGTGAGTTTGTCATTGTTCCTTTTGGATGGCAAAGTTCATTTAAAAGTTCTTGTTTCTCCAACTCATCTGACCCAGGGATCAATCAGAAATTCTTACCCTGCTCTTAATGGTGTTACCTGTTAAAAACATCTCTTCTCTCAGAGCAGGGAAAGCACCCAAATCTTGGCTGGACAGGATCATTCCTGACACTTTTACTGCTGAGATGGAAAAACAGTTTTTGAATGACTAGAGAATGTTCCTGGCCAAAGAGTTTATCTCAGAACCCCCATTGGAGGTCAAACAAGCCTGGGTCCAACATGTCTGTGAGTTCACTCTCCCTTATTTTGTAGGCTACATAAAGGaaaac includes:
- the tbata gene encoding protein TBATA, which produces MSIAQTPDSQGTTGERSNGQTHLFTTEFTKRLTTSSPRFGALSHHSFFSRHNPHPHRVRHIQGLNGRPVCMVRDEWYVTSSLFPHPLLKSHVLRRAPDASFAFPLAQNLHGVSSNNNKSALFSEAWKDELKELAVKVSLSSRAQKNKKEDQPEEESAHRKTQYSAETGRIVPPSSKSYQRRAHPQRLVYSQPLRDQELMVLELLCQILQTDSLSTVQQWLLLAGQREKDLVMGMIKQALDGVDLTGRHQQNIQQFQAFHPDASPPAYGRSFDQSWNKPRRISSYRGSRASSGDKPEKIGEAEVLEVHTGDQNHLQDHSLHHTESVEF